One window of Hippoglossus stenolepis isolate QCI-W04-F060 chromosome 1, HSTE1.2, whole genome shotgun sequence genomic DNA carries:
- the mns1 gene encoding meiosis-specific nuclear structural protein 1, producing MNQWVNRRTVTKRRAQEQQRQDDAQFVARDRHVLAGLREEESWERRRELRQEQEESREREMESALLKADEDRINRDKQLEQEERMAKELARINFETQRDEKMRQHIKDNSLELRELESKLKSAYMNKERAAQIAEHEAMRCETMREEADYSRKMRGERERAAVEQQRLEQKRQEELFQYQKELEQQVMEREHSRQEAYEEFLKEKLMVDEIVRKIYEEDQMERQLKLEKVRATQQHIEEFHRQQAEWRRIERERMEAENRRIMEFMNQQQHMEEDKMAKIRETEEAKENLQKILTKRIEEESQKRDEMERIREELCLEEQEEANRQREVEEMEKKIRERLTMQQACQEQLAFKEMKKRAEKEEEEAFRKAMMAKYAEDDRIEQMNAQKRRMKQLEHKREVEKMIEGKRRQHLADVELEVKERAMEQEREAQRRQIVEEERKKLLKRHAVQLLGYFPKGLLREDDLQYFDEDFRNTFKPVASEDSWDGDA from the exons ATG AATCAGTGGGTCAATCGGAGGACCGTGACTAAGCGCCGCgctcaggagcagcagaggcaggatgaCGCCCAGTTTGTGGCCAGAGACAGGCATGTCCTGGCCggcctgagggaggaggagagctgggagaggaggagagagctgcggcaggagcaggaggagtccagggagagagagatggagagcgCTCTGCTCAAG GCAGATGAGGACAGAATAAACAGGGACAAACAACttgaacaagaggagagaatgGCTAAAGAGCTGGCTCGCATCAACTTTGAAACACAACGAGATGAGAAAATGAGGCAGCACATCAAAGATAACAG TCTGGAGCTTCGAGAATTGGAGTCGAAACTGAAGTCTGCGTATATGAACAAGGAGAGAGCTGCACAGATTGCAGAACATGAGGCCATGAGGTGTGAGACCATG CGCGAGGAGGCGGACTATTCTCGCAAAATGCGCGGCGAAAGAGAGCGAGCggctgtggagcagcagaggctggaGCAGAAACGCCAAGAGGAGCTGTTCCAATATCAGAAGGAGCTCGAGCAGCAGGTCATGGAGAGGGAGCACAGCCGACAAGAGGCCTACGAGGAGTTCCTTAAAGAGAAGCTCATGGTGGATGAGATCGTCAGGAAGATTTATGAGGAGGATCAGAT GGAGAGACAGCTGAAGCTGGAGAAGGTCAGAGCCACTCAGCAGCACATTGAGGAATTCCACAGGCAGCAGGCCGAGTGGAGACGCATAGAGCGAGAGAGGATGGAGGCCGAGAACAGGCGCATCATGGAGTTTatgaaccagcagcagcacatggaggaggacaaaATGGCCAAGatcagagagacggaggaagcCAAAGAGAATCTTCAAAAAATA CTGACTAAGAGGATCGAAGAGGAGAGTCAGAAGCGTGACGAGATGGAACGAATCCGTGAGGAACTTTGTCTAGAGGAACAAGAGGAAGCGAACAGGCAGAGAGAAGTT gaagaaatggagaaaaaaatcagAGAGAGGCTGACGATGCAGCAGGCCTGCCAGGAGCAACTGGCTTtcaaagagatgaagaagagagcggagaaagaggaagaggaggccttCCGTAAGGCAATGATGGCTAAGTATGCAGAGGACGATCGGATCGAGCAGATGAATGCCCAGAAAAGACGCATGAAGCAACTTGAGCACAAACGCGAGGTGGAGAAAATGATAGAGGGCAAGAGACGACAGCATCTGGCTGATGTG GAACTGGAGGTCAAAGAAAGAGCgatggagcaggagagggaggcgCAGCGGAGACAGATTGttgaagaagagagaaagaaacttcTGAAGCGTCACGCGGTTCAACTGCTCGGATACTTCCCTAAG GGTTTGCTCCGTGAGGATGACCTGCAGTACTTTGATGAGGACTTCAGAAATACCTTCAAACCAGTAGCTTCTGAAGACAGCTGGGATGGTGATgcttaa